Genomic DNA from Brenneria izadpanahii:
TAAGCTGATGTTAGCAACACAAACTATGCGGCGATCATAATCGGTGTTTTTAGCAATTGCCGGATCAGCGCCTGCTGATCGCTGTTTTCTAACCAAACGGCATAAAACGGACGAACGACAGGCTGTGTATCTTCCAAGATTTTCAACTGAGCGTATTGCTGCGCCCAATGGCTGGGTAAAAATGCGCAGCCGCCGGTTGTTTCGAGTAACTGGCGGGTCAGATGCGCTGAGGTTGTCGTCAGCACCGGGACCGTGTCGCTGACTAGCAGACGGCTTTCCTGCTGATGAAAGTCAGCTCCCCACTCCAGCTTAATGTAGGGCAATTTTTGATTGGCCTCGCTACTTCCCGAAGTAAACAGCGATAGTGAAAAATTGCCGAGTAGCTGGCTTGCCAGTTCGTCCATTTTGGGTTGTTCCGTGGTGATGAGCAGATCCAACTGACGTTCGTGAAGCTGTTTTACCAGTGAATGGCGTAGCGCGATGCGCGCTTCTAGTTGCAGCATTGGCCGTTGTTTATAAAGCGACTGCAACCACGGCGTCAGATACGCTTCCCATAGCGAGGCGGTCGCTCCGATTGAAAGCAGGCTATGCTGCTGCGAGCGAACAACTTCTTTTTTCGCCAGTTGCCAGGTGCCAATCAGATTTTCCGCATAGGGTAAAAGCCGCTCTCCTGC
This window encodes:
- the hdfR gene encoding HTH-type transcriptional regulator HdfR, whose amino-acid sequence is MDTELLKTFLEVSRTRHFGRAAESLYLTQSAVSFRIRQLENQLGANLFTRHRNNIRLTPAGERLLPYAENLIGTWQLAKKEVVRSQQHSLLSIGATASLWEAYLTPWLQSLYKQRPMLQLEARIALRHSLVKQLHERQLDLLITTEQPKMDELASQLLGNFSLSLFTSGSSEANQKLPYIKLEWGADFHQQESRLLVSDTVPVLTTTSAHLTRQLLETTGGCAFLPSHWAQQYAQLKILEDTQPVVRPFYAVWLENSDQQALIRQLLKTPIMIAA